Proteins co-encoded in one Babylonia areolata isolate BAREFJ2019XMU chromosome 5, ASM4173473v1, whole genome shotgun sequence genomic window:
- the LOC143282272 gene encoding uncharacterized protein LOC143282272 — protein MTEEASTSSPSAEAEGEMSPTVLELLLPPLLCLACISAGLVLWTLGYRYSTKKKAVHISCQDVNGKDVYAASLPCPESMGHAHHVNKVYPSDDLNQQDSPTFASAAERTNRSTVFTLNAKPQLADTALGGRDGKEGLSVPPPPLFQPRDLALVDILQGRSPINVRELFYILMPVIFTLGFCPVTLLLHKPVVTYLWPTDSFSSPPNINDAIACFLVPAGMVYAISFGFAFQQVAGGYKDCELGVTQQAEQLTKLLVLVKNLKAVCPATRLAMVRVIKDMTLTSLSRLLGQTDSPLGDISQGIEDLLRLLYASKLKNVANVKDADPWQRSLYQRLEGLLTRDDYLAITFSKSRMHTLEWVFLESLGYFTFLGMLIVQASSYRTELAMCLITVVSISLLCYLVADLDSPFHGFLRVPLDGFARLTERLQHEFNRAVGELFMEKSFVDL, from the exons ATGACAGAGGAAGCATCGACCAGCAGTCCCAGCGCCGAGGCGGAAGGGGAGATGAGCCCCACCGTTCTGGAGCTGTTGTTACCGCCCCTGCTCTGCTTGGCCTGCATCAGCGCCG GTCTGGTACTGTGGACACTGGGCTATCGCTACAGCACCAAGAAGAAGGCTGTCCACATCAGCTGCCAGGACGTGAACGGCAAGGACGTGTACGCCGCAAGTCTTCCTTGCCCAGAATCCATGGGGCACGCCCACCACGTCAACAAAGTCTACCCCTCCGACGACCTCAATCAGCAGGACTCACCGACGTTCGCCTCAGCTGCTGAGCGCACGAATCGCTCAACAGTCTTCACCCTGAACGCCAAACCTCAGCTCGCCGACACCGCCTTAGGGGGAAGAGACGGCAAAGAAGGCttgtctgttcctcctcctcctctgtttcaGCCTCGCGACCTCGCCCTCGTCGACATTCTGCAAGGTCGCAGCCCAATCAACGTGCGGGAGTTGTTCTACATCCTGATGCCCGTCATCTTCACCCTGGGCTTCTGCCCGGTGACGCTGCTGCTTCACAAGCCGGTGGTGACCTACCTGTGGCCCACGgactccttctcttcccctcccaacATCAACGACGCCATCGCCTGCTTCCTGGTGCCCGCGGGGATGGTGTACGCCATCTCTTTCGGCTTCGCCTTTCAGCAGGTGGCTGGGGGCTACAAGGACTGTGAG CTAGGGGTGACCCAGCAAGCCGAACAATTGACGAAGCTTCTGGTTCTGGTGAAGAATCTGAAGGCTGTGTGCCCAGCCACCCGCCTGGCCATGGTGAGGGTCATCAAGGACATGACCTTGACCTCCTTGTCAAGGTTACTGGGACAGACCGATTCGCCGTTGGGTGACATTTCACAAG GTATAGAGGATCTACTGCGGCTGCTGTACGCCTCGAAACTAAAAAATGTTGCCAATGTCAAGGACGCTGACCCTTGGCAAAGGTCACTGTATCAAAGGCTGGAAGGTCTGCTGACTCGTGACGATTATCTCGCCATCACGTTTTCCAAGTCACGTATGCACACGCTGGA GTGGGTGTTCCTGGAATCCCTGGGCTACTTCACTTTCCTGGGGATGCTGATAGTTCAAGCCTCCTCCTACCGCACGGAGCTGGCCATGTGCCTCATCACCGTGGTCTCCATCTCCCTTCTCTGTTACCTAGTGGCCGACCTCGATTCGCCTTTCCACGGCTTTCTCCGAGTCCCCCTCGACGGGTTCGCTCGATTGACGGAGCGACTGCAGCACGAGTTTAACCGAGCGGTCGGCGAACTTTTTATGGAGAAGTCTTTTGTGGATTTGTga